In Candidatus Atribacteria bacterium, the DNA window AGGAAAAATCAAATGGCAAAAGAAAAATTTGTTAGAACTAAACCCCATATTAATGTGGGTACTATCGGTCATGTTGACCATGGTAAAACCACCTTGACCTCGGCTATCAC includes these proteins:
- a CDS encoding elongation factor Tu; translated protein: MAKEKFVRTKPHINVGTIGHVDHGKTTLTSAIT